A single genomic interval of Lysobacter avium harbors:
- the rplL gene encoding 50S ribosomal protein L7/L12, translating to MSLSNEQIIEAIAEKSLMEVMELVKSMEEKFGVSAAAPVAAAGPAAAAAAPAEEQTEFTVTLKAAGEKKVEVIKVVRAITGLGLKEAKDLVEGAPKDVKEGVTKDEAEKLKKDLETAGASVEVK from the coding sequence ATGTCCCTGTCCAACGAGCAGATCATCGAAGCGATCGCCGAAAAGTCCCTCATGGAAGTGATGGAGCTGGTGAAGTCGATGGAAGAGAAGTTCGGCGTCTCCGCCGCCGCTCCCGTCGCCGCTGCCGGCCCGGCCGCAGCCGCTGCTGCCCCGGCTGAAGAGCAGACCGAGTTCACCGTGACCCTGAAGGCCGCCGGTGAGAAGAAGGTCGAGGTCATCAAGGTCGTGCGTGCGATCACCGGTCTGGGCCTGAAGGAAGCCAAGGACCTGGTCGAAGGCGCGCCGAAGGATGTCAAGGAAGGCGTGACCAAGGACGAAGCCGAGAAGCTGAAGAAGGATCTCGAGACCGCCGGTGCGTCCGTCGAAGTCAAGTAA
- the rplJ gene encoding 50S ribosomal protein L10 — MALNLTQKQEVVAELAEVASKAHSLVAADYVGLTVGQLTEMRKKAREAGVYLKVAKNTLVSRAVENTDYAIVADELTGPLLYAFSQEDPGAAGRLMKEFAKANDKLKPRLVSLGGQLYPGTHVDVLASLPTRDEALSMLLSVMSQPATMLVRLLSEPASQVTRVVNAAGQTKAA; from the coding sequence ATGGCTCTTAATCTGACCCAGAAACAGGAAGTCGTTGCCGAACTGGCCGAGGTCGCCAGCAAGGCGCACTCGCTGGTCGCCGCGGATTACGTCGGTCTTACCGTCGGGCAACTGACGGAAATGCGCAAGAAGGCCCGCGAAGCCGGTGTGTACTTGAAGGTAGCCAAGAACACGCTGGTCTCGCGCGCAGTGGAGAACACCGATTACGCCATCGTCGCCGATGAGCTGACCGGTCCTTTGCTGTACGCCTTCTCGCAGGAAGATCCCGGCGCTGCGGGACGTCTGATGAAGGAGTTCGCCAAGGCGAACGACAAGCTGAAGCCACGCCTTGTGTCATTGGGCGGACAGTTGTACCCGGGCACCCATGTGGATGTCCTGGCGTCGCTGCCGACCCGTGATGAGGCGTTGTCGATGCTGCTCAGCGTCATGTCCCAGCCGGCCACCATGCTGGTGCGCCTGCTCAGCGAGCCCGCGTCGCAGGTCACCCGCGTTGTCAACGCGGCTGGCCAGACCAAGGCTGCCTGA
- the rplK gene encoding 50S ribosomal protein L11 — protein sequence MAKKVVGYIKLQVKAGQANPSPPVGPALGQRGLNIMEFCKAFNAATSKLEPGLPTPVIITAYSDRTFTFVTKSTPAAVLLKKAAGVSLGSNRPNTDKVGKVTRAQLEEIVKAKEADLTAADLEAAVRTIAGSARSMGLAVEG from the coding sequence ATGGCAAAGAAAGTAGTTGGCTACATCAAACTGCAGGTCAAGGCCGGCCAGGCGAATCCGTCGCCGCCGGTGGGTCCTGCCCTCGGCCAGCGCGGCCTGAACATCATGGAGTTCTGCAAGGCATTCAATGCCGCGACCTCCAAGCTGGAGCCGGGCCTGCCCACGCCAGTGATCATCACCGCGTACTCGGACCGTACCTTCACCTTCGTCACCAAGAGCACGCCTGCCGCGGTGCTGCTGAAGAAGGCCGCCGGCGTCAGCCTGGGTTCCAACCGTCCCAACACCGACAAGGTCGGCAAGGTGACTCGCGCCCAGCTGGAAGAGATCGTCAAGGCCAAGGAAGCCGACCTCACGGCGGCGGACCTGGAAGCGGCGGTGCGTACGATTGCGGGTTCGGCCCGCAGCATGGGTTTGGCGGTGGAGGGTTAA
- the rplA gene encoding 50S ribosomal protein L1 → MAMTKRKKAIKAAVEPGKSYAFDDAIKIVKTATKAKFVESVDVAVRLGVDARKSDQQVRGSTVLPAGTGKSVRVAVFAPAGAKADEALAAGAEAVGMDDLAEKMQAGDLNYDVVIATPDAMRVVGKLGQLLGPRGLMPNPKVGTVSPNPGEAVKNAKGGQVRYRTDKAGIIHCTIGKADFDDASLKGNLEALLVDLIKAKPASAKGHYLQKISVSSTMGPGVAVDQGTLALK, encoded by the coding sequence ATGGCGATGACCAAGCGCAAGAAAGCAATCAAGGCCGCCGTCGAGCCGGGCAAGTCCTACGCCTTCGACGACGCCATCAAGATCGTCAAGACCGCCACCAAGGCGAAGTTTGTCGAGTCCGTTGACGTGGCCGTGCGTCTCGGCGTGGACGCGCGCAAGTCCGACCAGCAGGTGCGTGGTTCGACCGTGCTGCCCGCCGGCACCGGCAAGAGCGTTCGGGTTGCGGTGTTCGCACCGGCAGGCGCCAAGGCCGATGAGGCCCTGGCTGCCGGCGCGGAAGCGGTCGGCATGGACGATCTGGCCGAGAAGATGCAGGCCGGCGACCTGAACTACGACGTCGTGATCGCCACCCCTGACGCGATGCGCGTGGTGGGCAAGCTGGGCCAGTTGCTCGGGCCGCGCGGCCTGATGCCGAACCCGAAGGTCGGCACCGTGTCCCCGAACCCGGGCGAGGCGGTCAAGAACGCCAAGGGCGGCCAGGTGCGTTACCGCACCGACAAGGCCGGCATCATCCACTGCACGATCGGCAAGGCCGACTTCGACGATGCCTCGCTGAAGGGCAACCTGGAAGCGCTGCTGGTGGACCTGATCAAAGCCAAGCCGGCCAGCGCCAAGGGCCACTACCTGCAGAAGATTTCGGTCAGCTCGACCATGGGTCCCGGCGTCGCCGTGGACCAGGGAACGCTGGCCCTGAAGTAA
- the rpoB gene encoding DNA-directed RNA polymerase subunit beta translates to MTTASTTNYSFTEKKRIRKDFGKSRSILEVPFLLAIQVDSYRRFLQEDVAPAKREERGLHAALKSVFPISSYSGNAALEYVDYKLGEPAFDERECRQRGMSYGAPLRVTVRLVIYDRESSTKAIKYVKEQEVYMGEIPLMTDNGTFIVNGTERVIVSQLHRSPGVFFDHDRGKTHSSGKLLYSARIIPYRGSWLDFEFDPKDALFTRIDRRRKLPVTILLRALGYNNEEMLAEFFEVNTFHVDPKEGVHLELVPERLRGETLDFDLADGDKVIVEAGRRITARHVKQLEAAGIDALAVPDEYLIGRTLSHDVIDESTGELIAAANDEITEEHLELFRKAGIDALGTIWTNDLDRGAFISNTLRIDPSKTQLEALVEIYRMMRPGEPPTKDAAQNLFHNLFFTFDRYDLSAVGRMKFNRRIGHKEVTGASVLYDERYFSQRKDEESKKIAAEVGEGSDILDVLKVLTEIRNGRGIVDDIDHLGNRRVRSVGEMAENTFRVGLVRVERAVKERLSMAEADGLTPQDLINAKPVAAAVKEFFGSSQLSQFMDQNNPLSEVTHKRRVSALGPGGLTRERAGFEVRDVHPTHYGRVCTIETPEGPNIGLINSLAVFARTNEYGFLETPYRKVVDGKVTDEVEYLSAIEENEYVIAQANAPQDAKGVLSELFVDCRYQGESMLKPPSEVDFMDVSPMQTVSVAAALVPFLEHDDANRALMGANMQRQAVPTLRAQKPLVGTGIERAVARDSGVTVNALRGGTVEQIDAARIVVKVNEDEISNETDAGVDIYNLIKYTRSNQNTCINQTPLVNVGDVIARGDVLADGPSTDIGELALGQNMLIAFMPWHGYNFEDSILLSERVVQEDRYTTIHIEELTCVARDTKLGPEEISADIPNVSEQALNRLDESGVVYIGAEVRAGDILVGKVTPKGESQLTPEEKLLRAIFGEKASDVKDSSLRVPPGMDGNVIDVQVFTRDGIEKDARARQIEESEVRRVKKDFDDQFRILEAAIYSRLRSQLIGKVANGGGGVKKGETVTSLVLDGLSRKDWFSLRMKDDSAVEAIERAQKQLDVHEKEFERRFADKRAKITQGDDLAPGVLKMVKVFLAVKRRIQPGDKMAGRHGNKGVVSTLVPVQDMPYMANGETVDIVLNPLGVPSRMNIGQVLEVHLGWAAKGLGEKIQRMLEAKAKVTELRKFLDEIYNHDTKLHGQRVDLKQFSDDELLALAGNLTDGVPMATPVFDGAAESEIKSMLKLADLPASGQTTLYDGRTGEAFDREITVGYMHMLKLNHLVDDKMHARSTGPYSLVTQQPLGGKAQFGGQRFGEMEVWALEAYGAAYTLQEMLTVKSDDVQGRNQMYKNIVDGEYETVAGMPESFNVLVKEIRSLAINMELEEN, encoded by the coding sequence ATGACCACAGCTTCCACGACGAATTATTCGTTCACTGAAAAGAAGCGCATCCGCAAGGATTTCGGCAAGAGCCGGTCGATCCTCGAGGTGCCGTTCCTGCTTGCCATCCAGGTCGATTCGTATCGCCGGTTCCTGCAGGAAGACGTCGCACCCGCCAAGCGCGAGGAGCGCGGACTGCATGCCGCCCTGAAGTCGGTGTTCCCGATTTCCAGCTACAGCGGCAACGCGGCCCTGGAGTACGTTGATTACAAACTCGGTGAGCCGGCCTTCGACGAGCGCGAGTGCCGCCAGCGCGGCATGAGCTACGGCGCCCCGCTGCGGGTCACCGTGCGCCTGGTCATCTACGACCGCGAGTCCTCGACCAAGGCCATCAAGTACGTGAAGGAGCAGGAGGTCTACATGGGCGAGATCCCGCTCATGACCGACAACGGCACCTTCATCGTCAATGGCACCGAGCGCGTCATCGTCTCCCAGCTGCACCGCAGCCCGGGCGTGTTCTTCGACCACGACCGTGGCAAGACCCACAGCTCCGGCAAACTGCTCTACAGCGCGCGCATCATCCCGTACCGCGGCTCCTGGCTGGACTTCGAGTTCGACCCCAAGGATGCGCTGTTCACCCGTATCGATCGCCGCCGCAAACTGCCGGTGACCATCCTGCTGCGCGCGCTGGGCTACAACAACGAGGAAATGCTGGCCGAGTTCTTCGAGGTCAACACCTTCCACGTCGACCCCAAGGAAGGCGTGCACCTGGAGCTGGTGCCCGAGCGCCTGCGTGGCGAGACCCTGGACTTCGACCTGGCCGACGGTGACAAGGTCATCGTGGAAGCCGGGCGCCGCATCACCGCGCGTCACGTCAAGCAGCTCGAGGCCGCCGGCATCGATGCGCTGGCCGTGCCCGACGAGTACCTGATCGGCCGCACCCTGTCGCATGACGTCATCGACGAGAGCACCGGCGAGCTGATCGCCGCGGCGAACGACGAGATCACCGAAGAGCATCTGGAACTGTTCCGCAAGGCCGGCATCGATGCGCTGGGCACGATCTGGACCAACGATCTGGATCGCGGCGCGTTCATCTCCAATACCCTGCGGATCGACCCGAGCAAGACCCAGCTGGAAGCGCTGGTCGAGATCTACCGCATGATGCGTCCCGGCGAGCCGCCGACCAAGGATGCCGCGCAGAACCTGTTCCACAACCTGTTCTTCACGTTCGACCGCTACGACCTGTCGGCCGTCGGCCGGATGAAGTTCAACCGCCGCATCGGCCACAAGGAAGTCACCGGCGCCTCGGTGCTGTACGACGAGCGCTACTTCTCCCAGCGCAAGGACGAGGAGTCCAAGAAGATCGCCGCCGAAGTGGGCGAAGGCTCCGACATCCTCGACGTGCTCAAGGTGCTGACCGAGATCCGCAACGGTCGCGGCATCGTCGATGACATCGACCACCTGGGGAACCGCCGCGTGCGTTCGGTTGGCGAGATGGCCGAGAACACCTTCCGTGTCGGCCTGGTCCGGGTGGAGCGTGCGGTCAAGGAGCGCCTGTCGATGGCCGAGGCCGATGGCCTGACCCCGCAGGACCTGATCAACGCCAAGCCGGTTGCGGCCGCGGTCAAGGAGTTCTTCGGCTCCTCGCAGCTGTCGCAGTTCATGGACCAGAACAACCCGCTCTCGGAGGTCACCCACAAGCGCCGCGTGTCGGCTCTTGGGCCGGGCGGCCTGACCCGCGAGCGCGCGGGCTTTGAAGTGCGCGACGTGCATCCGACCCACTACGGCCGCGTGTGCACCATCGAGACCCCGGAAGGCCCGAACATCGGCCTGATCAATTCGCTGGCGGTGTTTGCCCGAACCAACGAGTACGGCTTCCTGGAGACGCCGTACCGCAAGGTCGTGGACGGCAAGGTCACCGACGAGGTCGAGTACCTGTCGGCGATCGAGGAGAACGAGTACGTCATCGCCCAGGCCAACGCGCCGCAGGACGCCAAGGGCGTGCTCAGCGAGCTGTTCGTGGACTGCCGCTACCAGGGCGAGTCCATGTTGAAGCCGCCGAGCGAGGTGGACTTCATGGACGTCTCGCCGATGCAGACCGTCTCGGTCGCCGCCGCGCTGGTTCCGTTCCTGGAGCACGATGACGCCAACCGCGCGCTGATGGGCGCCAACATGCAGCGCCAGGCGGTACCGACGTTGCGTGCGCAGAAGCCGCTGGTGGGTACGGGCATCGAGCGCGCCGTGGCGCGTGACTCGGGCGTGACCGTGAACGCACTGCGCGGCGGCACCGTCGAGCAGATCGACGCGGCCCGCATCGTGGTCAAGGTCAACGAGGACGAGATCAGCAACGAGACCGACGCCGGCGTCGATATCTACAACCTGATCAAGTACACCCGTTCCAACCAGAACACCTGCATCAACCAGACCCCGCTGGTCAACGTGGGCGACGTGATCGCGCGCGGCGACGTGCTGGCCGACGGTCCCTCCACCGACATCGGCGAGCTGGCCCTGGGCCAGAACATGCTGATCGCGTTCATGCCGTGGCACGGCTACAACTTCGAGGATTCCATCCTGCTTTCCGAGCGGGTGGTCCAGGAGGATCGCTACACCACGATCCACATCGAAGAGCTGACCTGTGTCGCGCGTGACACCAAGCTGGGGCCGGAGGAGATTTCCGCCGACATCCCCAACGTCTCCGAGCAGGCGCTCAACCGCCTGGACGAGTCCGGCGTGGTCTACATCGGCGCCGAAGTGCGCGCCGGCGACATCCTGGTCGGCAAGGTCACGCCCAAGGGCGAGAGCCAGCTGACCCCGGAAGAGAAGCTGCTGCGGGCGATCTTCGGCGAGAAGGCGTCCGACGTGAAGGACAGCTCGCTGCGCGTGCCCCCGGGCATGGACGGCAACGTCATCGACGTGCAGGTCTTCACCCGCGACGGCATCGAGAAGGACGCCCGTGCCAGGCAGATCGAGGAGTCGGAAGTCCGCCGGGTCAAGAAGGACTTCGACGACCAGTTCCGCATCCTGGAGGCGGCGATCTACAGCCGCCTGCGCAGCCAGCTGATCGGCAAGGTCGCCAATGGTGGCGGCGGCGTGAAGAAGGGCGAGACCGTCACCAGCCTGGTGCTGGACGGCCTGTCGCGGAAGGACTGGTTCAGCCTGCGCATGAAGGACGACTCGGCGGTCGAGGCGATCGAGCGCGCGCAGAAGCAGCTGGACGTGCACGAGAAGGAATTCGAGCGCCGTTTTGCCGACAAGCGCGCCAAGATCACCCAGGGCGACGACCTTGCTCCGGGCGTGCTGAAGATGGTCAAGGTGTTCCTGGCGGTCAAGCGCCGCATCCAGCCGGGCGACAAGATGGCCGGCCGCCACGGCAACAAGGGTGTGGTATCGACCCTGGTGCCGGTGCAGGACATGCCTTACATGGCCAACGGCGAGACCGTCGACATCGTGCTCAACCCGCTGGGCGTGCCAAGCCGCATGAACATCGGCCAGGTGCTGGAAGTCCACCTGGGCTGGGCCGCAAAGGGACTGGGCGAGAAGATCCAGCGCATGCTGGAAGCCAAGGCCAAGGTCACCGAGCTGCGCAAGTTCCTCGACGAGATCTACAACCACGACACCAAGCTGCATGGCCAGCGCGTGGACCTGAAGCAGTTCAGCGACGATGAGCTGCTGGCCCTGGCGGGCAACCTCACCGACGGCGTGCCGATGGCAACGCCGGTGTTCGACGGTGCCGCCGAGTCGGAGATCAAGTCGATGCTCAAGCTGGCGGACCTGCCGGCGAGTGGCCAGACCACCCTGTATGACGGTCGCACCGGCGAGGCGTTTGATCGTGAGATCACGGTTGGCTACATGCACATGCTGAAGCTGAACCACCTGGTCGACGACAAGATGCACGCCCGCTCCACCGGCCCGTACTCGCTCGTCACCCAGCAGCCGCTGGGCGGCAAGGCGCAGTTCGGCGGCCAGCGCTTCGGTGAGATGGAAGTCTGGGCGCTGGAGGCCTACGGAGCGGCGTACACGCTGCAGGAAATGCTGACGGTCAAGTCCGACGACGTGCAGGGACGCAACCAGATGTACAAGAACATCGTCGATGGCGAGTACGAGACGGTCGCCGGCATGCCGGAGTCGTTCAACGTGCTGGTCAAGGAGATCCGCTCACTCGCGATCAACATGGAGCTGGAAGAGAACTGA
- the nusG gene encoding transcription termination/antitermination protein NusG, with amino-acid sequence MQSSDNSPTAESGGTNKRWYVVHAYSGYEKTVAQALRDRIAREEMEDRFGEVLVPTEEIVEMRAGQKRRSERKFFPGYVLVQIATTDEGGIPRIDSECWHLIKETPKVMGFIGGTAARPLPIADHEAAAILDRVQEGVEKPRPKVLFEAGQMVRVVDGPFNDFNGVVEEINYEKSRLRVAVLIFGRSTPVELEFGQVEKA; translated from the coding sequence GTGCAGAGTTCAGACAACAGTCCCACCGCGGAAAGCGGGGGAACCAACAAGCGCTGGTATGTCGTCCACGCCTATTCGGGTTACGAGAAGACGGTCGCGCAGGCGTTGCGTGACCGCATCGCCCGCGAAGAGATGGAAGACCGCTTCGGCGAGGTGCTGGTTCCCACGGAAGAGATCGTGGAAATGCGCGCCGGCCAGAAGCGCCGCTCCGAGCGCAAGTTCTTCCCCGGCTACGTGCTGGTGCAGATCGCCACGACCGATGAGGGCGGGATTCCGCGCATCGACAGCGAATGCTGGCACCTGATCAAGGAAACCCCGAAGGTGATGGGTTTCATCGGCGGTACCGCTGCGCGCCCGTTGCCGATCGCCGACCACGAGGCTGCGGCGATCCTGGACCGCGTCCAGGAAGGCGTCGAGAAGCCGCGTCCGAAGGTGCTGTTCGAGGCTGGACAGATGGTCCGCGTCGTCGATGGCCCGTTCAACGACTTCAATGGCGTGGTCGAGGAAATCAACTACGAGAAGAGCCGCCTGCGCGTGGCGGTGCTGATCTTCGGTCGGTCGACCCCGGTCGAGCTCGAATTCGGTCAGGTGGAAAAGGCCTGA